A window of the Burkholderia sp. 9120 genome harbors these coding sequences:
- a CDS encoding aromatic ring-hydroxylating dioxygenase subunit alpha — translation MHAVPPFEQDTVEATIDAPPAHDASSKSAHASADAHTPDQAATNAPVRDLRRVGIHPDYWYPLAWSHEVKRGKTHGVTFAGEPIVLARTESGKAFALEDRCAHRQVPLHQGVVEGESIRCGYHGWTYDCSGKCIDVPYLGKDRLPNGVRAYPCREVEGLIFVFPGDPALADERALPPLGSVSDPKYKTRRFGRPVNCHYSFMHENLMDMNHQFLHRRQMGQMRARSLGRRRGDGWVEVDYTFARMAGQQPIGEAIVFGQSRKTGGDNDKDVMTIRTQYPYQTLQIRTSENTLVMDLWIIYVPLDREQRTNRTFGLLSIRKPGIPGVLNLAWPLLVWFTERIFKEDREIVEAEQRAHDSQGSDWNHEVFPVINELRALLRESGAPDQVVGAGTGDTSVIRFWDSRHDRPDRAATE, via the coding sequence ATGCATGCTGTTCCCCCGTTCGAACAAGACACCGTCGAAGCAACTATCGATGCGCCGCCGGCTCATGACGCATCGTCGAAAAGCGCTCATGCGTCCGCTGACGCGCATACGCCGGACCAGGCCGCGACTAACGCGCCGGTGCGCGATCTGCGCCGCGTCGGTATTCACCCTGACTATTGGTATCCGCTCGCGTGGTCGCATGAAGTGAAGCGCGGCAAGACGCATGGCGTGACGTTCGCGGGCGAGCCGATCGTGCTGGCTCGCACGGAGAGCGGCAAGGCGTTCGCGCTCGAAGACCGCTGTGCGCATCGGCAGGTGCCGTTGCATCAGGGCGTGGTGGAGGGCGAATCGATTCGCTGCGGTTACCACGGTTGGACCTACGACTGCTCGGGCAAGTGCATCGACGTGCCGTATCTCGGCAAGGATCGTCTGCCCAATGGCGTGCGCGCTTATCCGTGCCGCGAAGTGGAAGGCCTGATCTTCGTGTTTCCGGGCGATCCCGCGCTGGCCGACGAACGCGCGTTGCCGCCGCTCGGCTCGGTCTCGGACCCGAAGTACAAGACGCGCCGTTTCGGCCGTCCGGTGAATTGCCATTACTCGTTCATGCACGAGAACCTGATGGACATGAACCATCAGTTCCTGCACCGCCGGCAGATGGGTCAGATGCGGGCACGCTCGCTGGGCCGTCGGCGCGGCGACGGCTGGGTCGAGGTCGATTACACGTTCGCGCGTATGGCCGGCCAGCAGCCGATCGGCGAAGCGATCGTGTTCGGCCAGAGCCGCAAGACCGGCGGCGACAACGACAAAGACGTGATGACGATCCGCACGCAGTATCCGTATCAGACGCTGCAGATCCGCACGTCGGAGAACACGCTGGTCATGGACCTGTGGATCATCTATGTGCCGCTCGATCGCGAGCAGCGCACCAACCGCACGTTCGGCCTGCTGTCGATTCGCAAACCGGGTATTCCCGGCGTGCTGAATCTGGCGTGGCCGCTGCTCGTGTGGTTCACCGAACGCATCTTCAAGGAAGACCGCGAGATCGTCGAAGCCGAACAGCGCGCACACGATTCGCAGGGCTCGGACTGGAATCACGAGGTGTTTCCGGTGATCAACGAACTGCGCGCGTTGCTGCGCGAAAGCGGTGCGCCGGATCAGGTGGTGGGCGCCGGCACGGGCGACACATCGGTGATTCGCTTCTGGGATTCGCGTCACGACCGGCCGGACCGGGCTGCGACCGAATAA
- a CDS encoding transporter substrate-binding domain-containing protein, whose protein sequence is MKILLMILSAALTFSSGAFAAEPQTVRLGIDPTYPPMDSKAPDGSVKGFDVDLGNEICKRIHARCQWVELEFSGMIPALQARKIDAVMSSMAITEKREQQILFSSKLFQFKSRLIARQGSPLAGGMNALSGKQIGVQSGTQFESYALKNWAPNGVHVVAYKSQDEVFADLENGRLDGALLGTVEADYGFLRTPAGKGFAFVGEPLSMGDHGVGIGLRKDETALQASINGAIVSMLKDGTYAQIAKKYFDFDPYGN, encoded by the coding sequence ATGAAAATTCTGCTGATGATCCTGAGCGCCGCGCTGACTTTTAGCAGTGGCGCGTTCGCCGCCGAGCCCCAGACCGTGCGCCTCGGCATCGACCCGACCTACCCGCCGATGGACTCCAAGGCGCCCGACGGCAGCGTCAAAGGCTTCGACGTCGATCTGGGCAACGAAATCTGCAAGCGCATTCACGCGCGCTGCCAGTGGGTGGAGCTCGAATTCTCGGGGATGATTCCGGCACTGCAGGCGCGCAAGATCGACGCCGTCATGTCGTCGATGGCGATTACGGAGAAGCGCGAGCAGCAGATTCTGTTTTCGTCGAAGCTGTTTCAATTCAAATCGCGGCTGATCGCGCGGCAAGGTTCGCCGCTCGCGGGCGGCATGAACGCGTTGTCCGGCAAGCAGATCGGCGTGCAGTCGGGCACGCAGTTCGAGTCGTATGCGCTGAAGAACTGGGCGCCGAACGGCGTGCACGTGGTGGCCTACAAGAGCCAGGACGAAGTATTCGCCGACCTGGAGAACGGGCGGCTTGACGGCGCATTGCTCGGCACCGTGGAAGCGGATTACGGCTTTCTGCGCACGCCGGCGGGCAAGGGCTTTGCGTTTGTCGGCGAGCCGCTTTCCATGGGCGATCACGGTGTGGGCATCGGCCTCCGCAAGGACGAGACGGCGTTGCAGGCATCGATCAACGGAGCGATTGTCTCCATGCTCAAGGACGGCACTTACGCGCAGATCGCGAAGAAGTACTTCGACTTCGATCCGTACGGCAATTGA
- a CDS encoding DUF6531 domain-containing protein, with protein sequence MKNENPFCGMTGNLARVFAMFALLLVAFGANATDCLTLYAQSGATPGSKTCRLDVVGNTPGGMGNYACINDLALIDQWCAAPKANEPEASCPIADPVYPGNGAVTLTEADFVSGDDLPMQFTRTYRSKSLSASSAAMGPVWFHSWQRGLGLTNANSGSSSTVLAYRENGEPVTFKWASGSWRSAGFTGLALAQNGSGWTLTDLRSETVESYSFSNWRTARSRVSGESRAMRPGTCLRS encoded by the coding sequence ATGAAAAATGAGAACCCGTTTTGCGGAATGACGGGAAACCTGGCGCGCGTTTTCGCCATGTTCGCGTTGCTGTTGGTCGCATTCGGCGCGAATGCGACAGACTGTCTCACGCTCTACGCGCAGTCCGGTGCGACGCCGGGATCGAAGACGTGCCGTCTCGATGTGGTGGGTAATACGCCCGGCGGGATGGGCAACTATGCGTGTATCAACGACCTTGCACTGATTGACCAATGGTGCGCGGCGCCGAAGGCAAACGAGCCGGAGGCCAGTTGTCCGATCGCTGATCCGGTGTATCCGGGTAATGGCGCCGTCACGCTAACAGAGGCCGATTTCGTCAGCGGTGACGATCTGCCCATGCAGTTCACGCGGACTTATCGGTCGAAGTCGTTGAGCGCTTCGTCTGCGGCGATGGGGCCGGTGTGGTTTCACAGCTGGCAACGCGGTCTGGGATTGACCAACGCGAATAGCGGCAGTTCGTCGACGGTGCTTGCTTATCGTGAGAACGGCGAACCGGTCACGTTCAAATGGGCGAGTGGCAGTTGGCGTTCGGCCGGCTTCACGGGGCTCGCGCTTGCACAGAATGGATCGGGCTGGACGCTAACCGACCTTCGCTCCGAGACCGTCGAATCGTATTCGTTCAGCAACTGGCGGACGGCAAGGTCGCGGGTCAGTGGAGAGTCACGCGCGATGCGACCGGGAACGTGTTTGCGATCGTGA
- a CDS encoding rubredoxin codes for MYKKGVAVEIQFSAERLNDGAGDPYWIDLTLAEAQRLLESLQARLAGTSGGTAAPLVVSLDASADAQVADVPVTDAPVLVDDFKQWVCVICGWIYDEAAGLPEENIAPGTRWADVPADWRCPLCDVGKEDFALVEF; via the coding sequence ATGTACAAGAAGGGCGTAGCCGTAGAAATCCAGTTTTCCGCCGAGCGGCTCAATGACGGTGCCGGCGATCCGTACTGGATCGATTTGACGCTGGCCGAGGCGCAGCGGCTGCTGGAAAGCCTGCAGGCGCGTCTCGCCGGGACGAGCGGCGGAACTGCCGCGCCGTTGGTGGTGAGCCTCGACGCGTCGGCGGATGCGCAAGTGGCGGACGTGCCGGTGACCGACGCGCCAGTCCTGGTGGATGACTTCAAGCAATGGGTCTGCGTGATCTGCGGCTGGATCTACGACGAAGCCGCCGGTCTGCCGGAAGAGAATATCGCGCCGGGCACGCGCTGGGCGGATGTGCCGGCGGATTGGCGTTGCCCACTGTGCGACGTGGGCAAGGAAGATTTTGCGTTGGTTGAGTTTTGA
- a CDS encoding alpha/beta fold hydrolase, with protein sequence MSTELHTVMPVVVFLVGLAFVAWALVKGGPKPPPPLDSINAPFKSIDTSDLPPLDRFTARDNTALAYRLYASRVAQVRGSVVLIHGSSASGVSLHTLAKALAAAAYDVYVPDVRGHGESGRKGTIAYIGQLEDDLSDFLDEVQPRGPRTLAGFSAGGGFVLRYAGDARQLAFERYVLLAPLLHHNAPSTVPGGGGWLNVGLPRTIVLVLLNKLRITVFNHLHTVAFALTPEAAAKLTPQYSYNLMQNFRPHDHYRANIRATRRPLEVLVGANDEAFHAEAFAGDFADAGRVVPVTIVPGVGHIGLTLEPAAVAEIVAVVSERASEAVVS encoded by the coding sequence ATGAGTACCGAACTGCATACGGTTATGCCGGTTGTCGTATTCCTGGTGGGCCTCGCCTTTGTGGCGTGGGCGCTTGTGAAGGGCGGTCCCAAACCGCCGCCGCCGCTCGATTCGATCAACGCGCCTTTCAAGTCGATCGATACCTCTGATTTACCCCCTCTAGACCGTTTCACCGCACGTGATAACACCGCGCTCGCCTATCGGCTTTATGCCAGCCGCGTCGCGCAGGTGCGCGGCAGCGTGGTGCTGATTCACGGCTCGTCGGCGAGTGGCGTGAGCCTGCATACGCTGGCCAAGGCGCTCGCCGCGGCCGCTTACGACGTTTATGTGCCCGATGTACGCGGCCATGGCGAATCGGGCAGGAAAGGCACGATTGCGTATATCGGCCAGCTCGAAGACGACCTCAGCGATTTTCTCGACGAAGTGCAGCCGCGTGGGCCGCGTACGCTGGCCGGTTTCTCGGCGGGCGGCGGGTTCGTACTGCGTTATGCGGGCGATGCACGGCAACTGGCCTTCGAGCGCTATGTGCTGCTTGCGCCGTTGCTTCACCATAATGCGCCGAGCACGGTGCCCGGCGGCGGCGGCTGGCTGAATGTGGGGCTGCCGCGGACTATCGTGCTGGTTCTGCTCAACAAGCTGCGTATCACGGTGTTCAATCATCTGCACACCGTGGCCTTCGCGTTGACGCCGGAGGCGGCGGCGAAACTCACGCCGCAGTACTCGTACAACCTGATGCAGAATTTCCGCCCGCACGATCACTACCGCGCCAATATTCGCGCGACGCGGCGACCGCTCGAAGTGCTGGTCGGCGCTAACGACGAAGCGTTCCATGCCGAAGCCTTTGCCGGTGACTTCGCCGACGCGGGGCGGGTGGTGCCGGTCACGATCGTGCCGGGCGTTGGGCATATCGGTCTCACACTCGAACCCGCTGCGGTGGCCGAGATCGTGGCCGTGGTGTCGGAACGCGCCAGCGAGGCGGTGGTTTCGTAG
- a CDS encoding LysR substrate-binding domain-containing protein, translating into MALTISQLRAFTAVAEHGSIRAASRALGIAQSGITQQLQNLESVLGATLFTRTNRGIALTALGQRLLQRAGTIIGECERAEQEVQQLRGDYVGEVTFGMTTEPLVDALAPVLTQFRTRFERVAVHLRTGTSRMMISMIREGTLDFAVALVSKQTDTADLSVTPLYPSDPVVVCRRGHPKAGATSLAELVDCTWVATRSPNLTDDPRVSRLHHLLDSHGLPPPNIIATIEGLYETLHLVGATDCLSLEASAVATRGPFASVLTVIPLRERAVDQNVCLLQRAAIPLTPAAQELSTMISSYTRTVRAR; encoded by the coding sequence ATGGCGTTGACGATCTCCCAGCTGCGCGCGTTCACCGCCGTGGCCGAGCATGGCAGCATCCGCGCGGCGTCGCGGGCGCTCGGCATTGCGCAGAGCGGCATCACGCAGCAGTTGCAGAACCTCGAATCGGTCCTCGGCGCGACGCTATTCACCCGCACGAATCGCGGCATTGCGCTGACCGCGCTCGGTCAGCGTTTGCTACAGCGGGCCGGCACGATCATCGGCGAATGCGAGCGCGCCGAGCAGGAAGTGCAGCAATTGCGCGGCGATTACGTCGGCGAAGTGACGTTCGGCATGACCACGGAACCGCTCGTCGACGCGCTCGCGCCGGTGTTGACGCAATTTCGCACGCGCTTCGAGCGGGTCGCGGTGCATCTGCGCACCGGCACGTCGCGAATGATGATCTCGATGATTCGCGAAGGCACGCTGGACTTCGCGGTCGCGCTGGTGTCGAAGCAGACCGATACCGCCGACCTGTCGGTCACGCCGCTTTACCCGTCCGATCCGGTGGTGGTGTGCCGCCGGGGGCATCCGAAAGCAGGCGCGACGTCCTTGGCCGAACTGGTCGATTGCACCTGGGTGGCCACGCGTTCGCCGAATCTCACGGACGATCCGCGGGTCAGCCGTCTGCACCATCTGCTCGACAGTCACGGCTTGCCACCGCCGAACATCATCGCGACGATCGAGGGCCTGTACGAGACGCTGCATCTGGTCGGCGCGACGGATTGCCTGTCGCTGGAAGCATCGGCGGTGGCCACGCGCGGGCCGTTTGCCAGTGTGCTCACCGTCATTCCGTTGCGCGAGCGGGCGGTGGATCAGAACGTCTGCCTGCTGCAGCGCGCGGCGATTCCGCTCACGCCCGCCGCGCAGGAACTCTCGACGATGATCTCGTCGTACACGCGCACGGTGCGGGCGCGTTGA
- the lysA gene encoding diaminopimelate decarboxylase — protein MTPFNPLQLVELAQQHGTPLWVYDADVIRQRIAELRSFDVIRYAQKACSNLHILKLMRNAGVRVDAVSHGEIARSLAAGFTPDSDPEGVVFTADLIDHTTLATVVEHRITVNAGSLDMLERVGRHAPEGHRVWLRINPGFGHGHSNKTNTGGEHSKHGIWLDDVPKALEIVRRYRLKLVGLHMHIGSGVDYGHLSRVCDAMVDAVKGLQGHDIEAISAGGGLSVPYKTGDARIDVEHYFRLWDAARWQIEAHVGHRVRLEIEPGRFLVAEAGVLVAEVHALNRRPSRQFALVDAGFNDLIRPSLYGSHHEMTVLKRDGTPSGAALNAFAVAGPLCEAGDVFTQAEGGVVLNRTMPTPEIGDFVVFHDAGAYGAAMSSNYNSRPLAPEVLLENGQPRMIRRRQTVDELIALETIG, from the coding sequence GTGACGCCATTCAATCCGCTACAACTTGTCGAACTTGCCCAGCAGCACGGCACGCCGCTATGGGTCTATGACGCTGATGTGATCCGTCAACGGATCGCCGAGCTGCGCAGTTTCGACGTGATTCGCTACGCGCAGAAAGCGTGTTCGAATCTGCACATTCTGAAACTGATGCGCAACGCTGGCGTGAGGGTCGACGCCGTGTCGCACGGTGAAATCGCACGCAGTCTTGCCGCGGGATTCACGCCGGACAGCGATCCTGAAGGCGTGGTTTTTACGGCGGATCTGATCGATCACACGACGCTCGCCACCGTGGTTGAGCATCGCATTACCGTCAACGCCGGGTCGCTCGACATGCTCGAACGCGTCGGCCGACATGCGCCCGAAGGCCATCGTGTGTGGCTGCGGATCAACCCAGGTTTCGGCCACGGACACAGCAACAAGACCAACACGGGCGGCGAACACAGCAAGCACGGTATCTGGCTCGATGACGTGCCGAAGGCGCTGGAGATCGTGCGTCGTTATCGATTGAAGCTGGTTGGGCTGCACATGCATATCGGCTCGGGCGTCGACTATGGGCATCTGTCGCGGGTCTGCGATGCGATGGTCGACGCGGTCAAAGGCCTTCAAGGCCACGACATCGAAGCGATCTCGGCCGGCGGAGGTTTGTCGGTGCCGTACAAGACCGGCGACGCGCGTATTGACGTCGAGCATTATTTCCGGTTGTGGGACGCGGCGCGTTGGCAGATCGAGGCGCATGTCGGGCATCGCGTGAGGCTTGAAATCGAACCGGGACGTTTCCTTGTCGCCGAAGCGGGCGTGCTGGTTGCCGAGGTGCATGCGTTGAATCGTCGTCCGTCGCGGCAGTTCGCTTTGGTCGACGCTGGATTCAACGATCTGATCCGGCCGTCGCTGTACGGCAGTCATCATGAGATGACGGTGCTGAAACGCGACGGCACGCCGAGCGGTGCAGCGCTGAACGCGTTCGCCGTAGCCGGCCCGCTCTGCGAAGCCGGCGATGTCTTCACGCAAGCGGAGGGTGGCGTCGTGCTGAACCGGACGATGCCGACACCTGAGATAGGCGATTTCGTCGTGTTTCACGATGCGGGTGCGTACGGCGCGGCGATGTCATCGAACTACAACAGCCGGCCGCTTGCGCCCGAAGTGCTGCTGGAAAACGGCCAACCGCGCATGATCCGGCGGCGCCAAACCGTCGACGAGTTGATCGCGCTCGAAACGATCGGTTGA
- a CDS encoding cupin domain-containing protein, producing MDREAFTESLTKDGFPEAVVTRKEPNITMAVHTHPFEAKALILEGELHIVCGDEERLYQVGDVFHLAANKPHSERYGPNGVTYLVGRKE from the coding sequence ATGGATCGCGAAGCATTCACTGAAAGCCTGACGAAAGACGGTTTCCCAGAAGCCGTGGTGACCAGGAAGGAACCCAACATCACGATGGCCGTCCACACGCATCCCTTCGAGGCCAAAGCGTTGATCCTGGAAGGCGAGCTGCACATCGTCTGCGGCGACGAAGAACGGTTGTACCAGGTCGGCGACGTCTTCCACCTGGCGGCGAACAAACCGCATTCAGAGCGCTACGGTCCGAATGGCGTGACGTATCTGGTGGGAAGGAAAGAGTAG
- a CDS encoding oxidoreductase, giving the protein MMNRDNPVWLITGCSTGFGRELAKLVLERGWRAVVTARDASKVKDIAEAHGDRALVLPLDVTNLAQVEDVVKQAKQRFGRIDALVNNAGYGYLAAVEEGEDAEVRAMFETNVFGLVDMTKAVLPIMREQRGGLIVNVSSIGGITSFAATGYYHATKYAVEGLSESLAAEVKPLGIDVLIVEPGPFRTNWAGPSIKQSATLIDDYASTAGERRKQTEARSGKQAGDPVRAAQAIIDAALSDTPPLRLLLGKMALELARKKLDFMRGDFDAWEAATVGADYPEGAG; this is encoded by the coding sequence ATGATGAATCGAGACAATCCCGTCTGGCTGATCACAGGCTGTTCCACCGGCTTCGGCCGTGAACTCGCGAAGCTGGTGCTGGAGCGCGGCTGGCGCGCGGTGGTGACCGCGCGCGACGCGTCGAAAGTGAAAGATATCGCCGAAGCGCACGGCGACCGCGCGCTAGTGTTGCCGCTCGACGTGACGAACCTCGCGCAGGTCGAGGACGTGGTCAAGCAGGCGAAGCAGCGTTTCGGCCGCATCGACGCGCTCGTCAACAACGCGGGTTACGGCTATCTGGCCGCGGTGGAAGAAGGCGAAGACGCCGAAGTCCGCGCGATGTTCGAGACCAACGTGTTCGGTCTGGTCGACATGACGAAAGCGGTGCTGCCGATCATGCGCGAGCAGCGCGGCGGGCTGATCGTCAATGTGTCGTCGATTGGCGGCATTACAAGTTTCGCGGCGACCGGCTATTACCATGCCACCAAGTACGCGGTCGAAGGGTTGTCGGAGTCGCTGGCGGCGGAGGTGAAGCCGCTCGGCATCGACGTGCTGATCGTCGAGCCGGGACCGTTCCGCACGAACTGGGCGGGACCGTCGATCAAACAGTCCGCCACGCTGATCGACGACTATGCGAGCACGGCCGGCGAGCGCCGCAAGCAGACCGAAGCGCGCAGCGGCAAACAGGCGGGCGATCCGGTGCGCGCAGCGCAGGCGATCATCGACGCCGCGCTGTCGGATACGCCGCCGTTGCGTCTGCTGCTTGGCAAGATGGCGCTCGAATTGGCGCGCAAGAAGCTTGACTTCATGCGCGGCGATTTTGATGCGTGGGAAGCGGCAACCGTCGGCGCGGATTATCCGGAAGGGGCGGGTTAA
- a CDS encoding succinylglutamate desuccinylase/aspartoacylase family protein, which yields MNRQSIPLLSPAIGTHRELVSFHFGPTDRGQKIYIQSSLHADETPAMLATVLLKRRLLELEQQGALDAEIVLVPVANPVGLGQYVLGQFLGRFDLGSGKNFNRHFLQFTKLNARAKEVLGSDAAENVRLVRKLIAEELAEQKPLTEFESLQWASLKLSYDADVVIDLHCSLEAAMHLYTSEAAWPEFEPLSRYLGAQASLLATNSGGESFDETHSLLWWKLQQDMPADKPVPNGAIAVTVECRGQRDVSYEVAQEDADAIVDYLVWRKAIRREVKPMPALRSPATPLAGSEQFYAPVSGILIHRAKIGETIRVGQALFDIVDPLTDETTTISSNTEGVFYMRRAIRFVTTGAPLGRVTGTRPFRTGVLLGA from the coding sequence ATGAACAGGCAATCGATTCCGCTTCTCTCGCCGGCTATCGGCACGCACCGTGAACTGGTGTCGTTTCATTTTGGCCCGACGGATCGTGGGCAGAAAATTTATATCCAGTCGTCGCTGCATGCCGACGAAACGCCCGCGATGTTGGCGACGGTGTTACTGAAGCGCCGCTTGCTCGAACTGGAACAGCAAGGCGCGCTGGATGCGGAAATCGTGCTCGTGCCGGTGGCGAATCCGGTGGGGCTCGGGCAATACGTGCTCGGACAGTTTCTTGGACGTTTCGATCTGGGCAGCGGGAAGAACTTCAATCGCCATTTCCTGCAGTTCACGAAGTTGAACGCGCGGGCCAAAGAGGTGTTGGGTTCCGACGCCGCGGAAAACGTGCGGCTCGTGCGGAAGCTGATTGCCGAGGAACTGGCCGAGCAGAAACCGTTGACCGAGTTCGAGTCGCTGCAATGGGCTTCGCTGAAGCTTTCGTACGATGCGGACGTGGTGATCGATCTGCATTGCTCGCTGGAAGCGGCGATGCATCTCTACACGAGCGAGGCAGCGTGGCCGGAGTTCGAGCCTTTGTCGCGGTATCTTGGCGCGCAGGCGTCGTTGCTGGCGACGAACTCAGGCGGCGAATCGTTCGACGAGACGCATAGCCTGTTGTGGTGGAAATTGCAGCAGGACATGCCGGCGGATAAACCGGTGCCGAACGGTGCGATTGCGGTGACGGTGGAATGCCGCGGTCAGCGCGATGTGTCCTACGAAGTGGCACAAGAGGACGCGGATGCGATTGTCGATTATCTGGTGTGGCGCAAGGCGATTCGGCGTGAAGTGAAACCGATGCCGGCGTTGCGCTCGCCGGCGACACCGCTCGCGGGCAGTGAGCAGTTTTATGCGCCGGTCAGCGGGATTCTCATTCATCGCGCGAAGATCGGTGAGACGATTCGCGTTGGGCAGGCGCTGTTCGATATCGTCGATCCATTGACGGATGAGACCACCACGATTTCGAGCAATACCGAAGGCGTGTTTTATATGCGTCGCGCGATTCGCTTCGTGACGACGGGTGCGCCGTTGGGCCGCGTGACGGGGACGCGCCCGTTCAGGACTGGGGTGTTGTTGGGCGCTTGA
- a CDS encoding LysR family transcriptional regulator — translation MAPTHRHIEVFRALMTAGSVTRAAEMLFTSQPTVSRELARMEQSIGFALFERVHGRLRPTLSALTLFDEIKRAYVGLERVASTAASLREFQGGQLSLIALPAFSHSILPGASKRFHDAQPDASLSIATQESPFLEEWLTAQRYDLGLTEHGAPPAGTRLTPLLEVDEVCVLPDGHPLLARRVIALKDFANQPFISLSSNDTYRIQIDEAFARAGIARRQTVETPTAVSVCGFVRQGLGVAIVNPLTALDFVGRQLHIRPLAVSLPFRVSVIHPEHRPAHPLAGAFVQALQSEAAALRLQLKSHTGRKQP, via the coding sequence ATGGCGCCCACCCACCGGCATATCGAAGTCTTTCGCGCGCTGATGACAGCAGGCAGCGTCACCCGCGCCGCCGAAATGCTCTTCACCTCGCAGCCCACGGTAAGCCGCGAACTCGCGCGCATGGAGCAAAGCATCGGCTTCGCGTTGTTCGAACGCGTGCATGGGCGGCTGCGTCCCACGTTGTCCGCGTTGACGCTCTTCGACGAAATCAAGCGCGCGTATGTCGGCCTCGAAAGGGTGGCCTCCACGGCGGCGAGCTTGCGTGAATTCCAGGGCGGGCAGCTTTCCCTCATCGCGTTGCCCGCGTTTTCACATTCCATCCTGCCGGGCGCGTCGAAACGCTTTCACGACGCGCAGCCCGACGCGAGTCTGTCGATCGCCACGCAGGAATCGCCCTTTCTCGAAGAATGGCTCACGGCGCAGCGGTATGACCTCGGCCTCACCGAGCACGGCGCGCCGCCGGCCGGCACCCGCCTGACGCCCCTGCTCGAAGTGGACGAGGTCTGCGTGCTGCCCGACGGGCATCCGCTGCTGGCCAGGCGGGTGATCGCGTTGAAGGACTTCGCGAACCAGCCGTTCATCAGCCTGTCGTCGAACGATACTTACCGGATTCAGATCGACGAAGCCTTCGCTCGCGCCGGTATCGCGCGTCGGCAGACCGTCGAGACACCCACCGCCGTTTCCGTGTGCGGTTTCGTGCGGCAAGGCCTCGGCGTGGCGATCGTCAATCCGCTGACTGCGCTCGATTTCGTGGGGCGGCAGTTGCATATCCGCCCGCTTGCTGTGTCGCTACCGTTTCGCGTGAGTGTGATTCATCCGGAGCATCGACCAGCTCATCCGCTCGCCGGCGCGTTCGTTCAAGCGCTGCAAAGCGAGGCTGCCGCGCTGCGGCTACAATTGAAAAGTCACACCGGACGCAAGCAGCCATAA